A genomic region of Tepidisphaeraceae bacterium contains the following coding sequences:
- a CDS encoding 2-dehydropantoate 2-reductase, producing MFQRIAIIGSGALGSYYGARLAQHGRDVHFLMRSDYAFVREHGLRVYSHDGDFELPASQMHVYDDPAAMPQVDLVIVTLKTTANESFSKLISPLLHEGTAILTLQNGLGNDRALADLFGAQRVLAGLAFICTNRTEPGVIRHTDHGFIKLGEYTDGLTDRATAIAQMLQQAKVPATALADIRYGQWEKLVWNVPFNGLGAALDLETDRLLASDAGRAMVRGLMHEVMAAAASVGVHLPPETAQLQIDRTATMGAYVSSMQVDRRARRPLERQSIVGNVLAVAEAGGVAAPLLRGLDELLKVVDGG from the coding sequence GTGTTTCAACGCATTGCCATCATCGGTTCGGGCGCACTGGGGTCATACTACGGTGCGCGCCTGGCGCAGCATGGCCGCGACGTGCACTTCCTGATGCGGTCCGACTACGCGTTCGTGCGCGAGCATGGGCTGCGCGTCTACTCGCACGATGGCGACTTCGAGCTGCCCGCCAGCCAGATGCACGTGTACGACGACCCTGCCGCCATGCCGCAGGTGGATTTGGTCATCGTGACGCTGAAGACGACCGCCAACGAAAGCTTCAGCAAGCTCATCAGCCCGCTGTTGCACGAGGGCACCGCGATCCTGACGCTGCAGAACGGGCTGGGGAACGATCGGGCGCTGGCCGACCTGTTTGGCGCGCAGCGGGTGCTGGCGGGGCTGGCGTTTATCTGCACGAATCGCACGGAACCGGGCGTCATCCGTCATACCGATCACGGGTTTATCAAACTTGGCGAATACACCGACGGCCTCACCGATCGCGCAACCGCAATCGCGCAGATGCTACAACAGGCCAAGGTGCCCGCGACGGCGCTGGCGGACATTCGGTACGGGCAGTGGGAAAAGCTGGTCTGGAACGTGCCGTTCAACGGATTGGGGGCCGCTCTGGACTTGGAGACCGACCGCCTGCTCGCCAGCGACGCCGGCCGGGCGATGGTGCGCGGGCTGATGCACGAGGTGATGGCCGCCGCCGCCAGCGTGGGCGTGCACTTGCCACCGGAGACGGCGCAACTGCAGATCGACCGCACCGCGACCATGGGGGCCTACGTCAGCAGCATGCAGGTCGACCGCCGGGCGAGACGGCCACTGGAACGGCAGTCGATCGTCGGCAACGTGCTGGCGGTCGCCGAGGCGGGTGGGGTGGCGGCGCCGCTGCTGCGGGGGCTGGATGAACTGTTGAAGGTGGTGGATGGGGGATGA
- a CDS encoding putative sugar nucleotidyl transferase, with protein sequence MHVVLFEGQLWPHMAPLSLSRPAFALASGTGTLLDKQLRYLKPSKLTLWVRPEMVEYCKQRVVPSLKIPVAINAPLDDEPALVLSGRTLHFADYEVPPHTAVCLDDENRVRSAYVVSPGLSYEDAITRSDKWLKLQDLPHMMPQSRMAEHAWDLLNWNEEALLADFVAMQRDCVLPPGPYHVLEQGNVCLGKDVKLSPGVVLDGSKGPVILGDGVSIGANAVLQGPCFIGAHSIVSPLANIRAGTSIGPMCKVGGEISNSIFIGRSNKSHEGFVGDSYIGEWVNLGAGTNTSNLKNTYDVVSLPLLGTETPSGRRFLGSVIGDHTKIAIGTRLNTGSYIGYGSMIAASSITPRYVPSYTFLTDRGMQPYRMDKSIEVMTQVMSRRGLMFGSLEEEMAQYAARVAKEIEKPV encoded by the coding sequence ATGCACGTCGTTCTGTTCGAGGGCCAACTTTGGCCGCACATGGCTCCGTTGTCGCTCAGTCGGCCCGCGTTTGCGCTCGCCAGCGGAACGGGGACGCTGCTGGACAAGCAACTGCGCTACCTGAAGCCGTCGAAGTTGACGCTCTGGGTTCGGCCGGAGATGGTCGAGTACTGCAAACAGCGGGTCGTGCCGTCGCTGAAGATCCCCGTCGCGATCAACGCGCCGCTGGACGACGAGCCGGCGCTGGTGCTGAGCGGTCGCACGCTGCACTTTGCCGATTACGAGGTGCCCCCGCACACGGCCGTCTGCCTGGACGACGAGAACCGCGTTCGGTCGGCGTACGTGGTGTCGCCGGGGCTGTCGTACGAGGACGCGATCACGCGGTCGGATAAGTGGCTGAAGCTGCAGGACCTGCCCCACATGATGCCGCAGAGCCGCATGGCCGAGCATGCGTGGGATTTGCTGAACTGGAACGAGGAAGCGCTGCTGGCCGACTTCGTCGCCATGCAGCGGGACTGCGTGCTGCCACCGGGGCCGTACCACGTGCTGGAGCAGGGCAACGTCTGCCTGGGCAAGGACGTGAAGCTGTCGCCCGGCGTGGTGCTGGACGGCAGCAAGGGGCCGGTGATTCTAGGCGACGGCGTCTCGATCGGCGCCAACGCCGTGCTGCAGGGGCCGTGCTTTATCGGGGCGCATTCGATCGTGTCGCCACTGGCGAACATTCGGGCGGGCACGAGCATCGGGCCGATGTGCAAGGTGGGCGGCGAGATCTCCAACAGCATCTTCATCGGCCGCAGCAACAAGTCTCACGAGGGCTTCGTGGGCGACAGCTACATCGGCGAATGGGTGAACCTGGGCGCCGGCACGAACACGAGCAACCTGAAGAACACGTACGACGTCGTCAGCCTGCCGCTGCTGGGCACCGAGACGCCGAGTGGCCGGCGATTCCTGGGCAGCGTGATCGGCGACCACACCAAGATCGCGATCGGCACGCGGTTGAACACGGGCTCGTACATCGGTTACGGCAGCATGATCGCCGCCAGTTCTATCACGCCGCGCTACGTGCCGAGCTACACGTTCCTGACCGATCGCGGGATGCAGCCGTACCGCATGGATAAGTCGATCGAGGTGATGACGCAGGTGATGTCGCGCCGCGGACTGATGTTTGGATCGCTTGAAGAGGAA